The following proteins come from a genomic window of Athalia rosae chromosome 1, iyAthRosa1.1, whole genome shotgun sequence:
- the LOC105683477 gene encoding uncharacterized protein LOC105683477, with protein sequence MSKVWTTPHIYSLIPGLLICLSQAYASNKHVVVLSSDGPVVLGGTITMRADLYMRDGSRPSGVFIYSWQDSSPRQHKYKTEATTNTTSFWEISYPAHEYNAGTYRIDVTVKERFLLISLLDFGNNSTEIEVTDFLNGNMTLHQPNRTVVNDCVSSKSDTKIQIDLRKGDYDYIAHKATSISTFWFVDCKFFGQSPNFTFTYNFTEPDKTHVVEALIVASYEPPVTTTTLAPTTVAPPTTTLNPNTSTIMPNISTTKPPITVITPATVVTESNTNPTVAPLANHSFPFVCLNSSIISPDPNKTYGYFTKEIKVKAPISNLTVDGTSWLQPWEMVSRNVSCKGSGPFHKCLFFHRGTYNITGNETCGESDQLESCKFAIVRYFLEPGLYTIVVVLENDVSKQIQPLLITVYSATKKPQLSVIIVPVSCSLAAVILIVFGVAYYIQSRVRFTVEVADFDFGQNNPEMEYKTFRERLRDSFNNTLRPGGDRISGYEPLNKPLLK encoded by the exons CCTATGCGTCTAACAAACATGTGGTTGTTTTGTCGAGCGACGGTCCTGTTGTGTTAGGTGGCACAATTACAATGAGAGCTGATCTGTACATGCGTGATGGCAGTAGGCCATCCGGTGTATTCATATATAGTTGGCAGGACTCTTCACCTAGGCAGCATAAGTATAAG ACAGAGGCAACAACAAATACAACTTCATTTTGGGAAATTTCATACCCTGCACATGAATATAACGCGGGGACCTATAGGATTGATGTAACTGTTAAGGAAAGGTTTTTGCTTATATCCTtgttagactttggaaataatTCCACAGAGATAGAAGTAACTG ATTTTCTTAATGGCAACATGACTCTACATCAACCAAATAGAACAGTGGTAAACGATTGTGTATCTTCAAAATCTGATACCAAGATACAGATTGATCTACGAAAAGGAGACTATGACTATATAGCTCACAAAGCAACATCGATATCGACATTCTGGTTTGTGGATTGCAAATTCTTTGGACAATCACCCAATTTCACCTTTACTTATAACTTTACGGAACCCGATAAAACACATGTCGTCGAGGCTTTAATTGTTGCTTCTTACGAGCCGCCTGTAACAACGACTACACTTGCTCCGACAACTGTTGCACCACCCACAACCACTTTGAATCCAAATACCAGTACGATAATGCCAAATATATCTACGACGAAGCCGCCCATTACCGTAATAACACCTGCAACAGTGGTTACGGAATCAAATACCAACCCTACTGTTGCACCTCTTGCaaatcattcttttccatTCGTGTGCCTAAACTCTTCGATAATATCGCCGGATCCTAATAAGACTTACGGGTACTTTACAAAGGAGATAAAAGTCAAAG CTCCCATTTCAAACTTGACTGTTGATGGTACGAGCTGGCTTCAACCTTGGGAGATGGTTTCTCGAAATGTGAGCTGTAAAGGGTCGGGGCCTTTCCATAAATGCTTGTTTTTCCATCGTGGTACTTACAACATAACTGGTAACGAGACCTGCGGGGAAAGTGACCAGTTAGAATCCTGCAAGTTTGCCATAGTTCGCTATTTTCTTGAACCCGGTTTATACACAATCGTTGTTGTACTGGAAAATGATGTTAGTAAACAAATTCAGCCGCTACTTATCACGGTATACTCAG CTACGAAAAAGCCGCAACTATCGGTGATCATAGTACCCGTATCATGCTCGTTGGCAGCTGTCATATTGATCGTATTTGGTGTAGCATACTACATACAAAGTAGAGTGCGCTTCACGGTGGAAGTCGCTGACTTTGATTTTGGTCAGAACAATCCAGAGATGGAATACAAAACCTTTAGGGAGAGATTACGGGACTCGTTCAACAACACCCTGAGACCGGGAGGGGATAGAATAAGT GGGTACGAGCCACTGAATAAACCGCTTCTTAAGTAA